In Opitutaceae bacterium TAV5, one genomic interval encodes:
- a CDS encoding glycerophosphodiester phosphodiesterase yields MHVLLRHLVRFLILTGSVFPALAQTGKPVVIAHRGASGYLPEHTLEAAAFAHALGADFIEQDVVMSRDDVPVVSHDIHIDTTTDVAAVFPDRRRADGRYYAVDFTWAELRSLRVRERFDPKTGLPVFPGRFPRNEATFRLCTMEEAILLVQGLNRATGRNAGLYPEIKDPAWHRSEGKDPGGALLALLARHGYSEATDNVYVQCFDPAELKRLRFGLGTRLRLVQLVEAEGEAGIDYEPMLTPGGLAEIARYAQGIGPHLGRVVRQVSPDGKPRVTALVRDAHARGLVVHPWTFRRDALPPGFATFDRLLAAFVRDAHIDGLFTDHPDDVIAFLRLRE; encoded by the coding sequence ATGCACGTCCTGCTCCGCCATCTTGTCCGTTTCCTGATCCTTACGGGCAGTGTTTTCCCTGCGCTGGCACAGACGGGAAAGCCTGTCGTGATCGCGCACCGCGGTGCGTCCGGTTATCTGCCGGAGCATACCCTGGAGGCAGCGGCGTTCGCCCATGCGCTCGGAGCGGATTTTATCGAACAGGACGTAGTTATGTCGCGGGACGATGTGCCGGTTGTCTCCCACGATATCCATATCGACACCACAACGGATGTGGCTGCCGTGTTTCCCGACCGCAGGCGGGCAGACGGGCGTTATTATGCGGTCGATTTCACCTGGGCCGAACTGCGCAGCCTGCGGGTACGGGAGCGGTTCGATCCGAAGACCGGCTTGCCGGTCTTCCCCGGACGCTTTCCCCGCAATGAGGCGACATTCCGGCTCTGCACGATGGAGGAGGCGATCCTGCTGGTGCAGGGTCTCAACCGGGCGACGGGACGCAACGCCGGGCTGTATCCGGAAATCAAGGATCCGGCCTGGCACCGGAGCGAGGGCAAGGATCCGGGCGGCGCGCTCCTTGCCCTGCTGGCGCGTCACGGCTATTCGGAGGCGACGGACAACGTTTATGTGCAATGCTTCGATCCGGCGGAACTGAAACGCCTGCGTTTCGGACTCGGAACCCGGCTGAGGCTCGTGCAACTCGTGGAGGCAGAAGGAGAGGCCGGGATCGATTACGAGCCGATGCTGACTCCCGGCGGGCTTGCGGAAATTGCGAGGTACGCGCAGGGAATCGGGCCGCACCTGGGCCGGGTGGTCCGCCAGGTGAGCCCCGACGGCAAGCCTCGGGTCACCGCGCTGGTCCGCGACGCCCATGCGCGGGGCCTGGTCGTCCACCCCTGGACGTTTCGCCGCGATGCGCTGCCACCCGGCTTCGCCACCTTCGACCGCCTGCTCGCGGCATTCGTTCGCGATGCACACATAGACGGGCTGTTCACCGATCATCCGGATGACGTGATCGCGTTCCTGCGACTGCGGGAGTAA